A DNA window from Solanum lycopersicum chromosome 3, SLM_r2.1 contains the following coding sequences:
- the LOC101254062 gene encoding sodium/calcium exchanger NCL2-like isoform X1, which translates to MQSLSILIITFIFVVTKVQSRILRLNSSDQFISNGVDRVEYQATYGQCDHLYGFFPCADSVGGFIFLIAIYQYLLIVGEKLVSNGSKTLFNILSTGIFGATLFQILKAFPRIILVIASGVFTSKDKAQNQVSTGVSTNVGATVFNLTIMWGICVIFGSKEKYEKSTLQPAESSLFNSLRVLTNNGVSIDKKTNYTAGIMLLSLIPFALVQLVNAFNTYYGRRIVIFTTLVISVTFLLTYFIYQLLDPWIQERSLEYSKYENLLSAFLQHMQRHASGMLIDKQGRPDIQVIQRLFSETDRDANKSITLVELENLVNNMQSGKIKVDKNYAVSKILRAFDLNNDTRIDEDEFVEGCRRWIEEAKMLARSDDSTTRRILNEIVQKYTKKQRDEIAEIEQLMAKILKHVESQALEAEHILNDDGSPNVERIKEIFHQYDTDGNNFITQPELEKLVLSVKYGDVQLNSDDSVMKVMNDFDTNRNNMIDEHEFVEGMTRWLNEAIRVTDCKDKKRAIDEYDKIMWSKVENLVYEVEKDGKINYKLLTWAFNKSIFQLILGVAMMTLCSKPLVDSIKKLSEAIGMPSFLIPFVIVPLALNARMTIAAIYPASQKCSKTASLTFSEIYVGVIRNNIMGMTTLLAIVYAKDLTWDYSAQVLIVLVACGIIGVLALFSTRYPLWTSLLAFSLYPSCVMFFYLLQ; encoded by the exons ATGCAAAGCCTTTCCATATTGataataacatttatttttgttgttaccAAGGTGCAAAGCAGAATTCTAAGACTTAATTCTTCTGATCAATTTATCTCAAATGGAGTGGATCGAGTCGAATATCAAGCTACGTATGGCCAATGTGACCATCTATATGGTTTTTTTCCGTGTGCTGATAGCGTTGGAGGTTTCATTTTCTTAATCGCGATATATCAGTACTTGTTGATCGTAGGAGAAAAACTCGTCTCGAATGGTAGTAAGACTCTCTTCAACATACTTAGTACAGGCATCTTTGGGGCTACTCTTTTTCAAATCTTGAAGGCTTTCCCAAGAATTATCTTGGTTATTG caTCTGGAGTTTTTACTAGTAAAGATAAAGCTCAAAATCAAGTCTCCACAGGAGTAAGCACTAATGTTGGAGCCACAGTCTTTAATCTTACTATTATGTGGGGAATATGTGTCATATTTGGTTCAAAAGAGAAGTATGAAAAATCAACTTTGCAACCTGCAGAATCCTCACTTTTCAACTCTTTGCGGGTTTTAACGA ATAATGGTGTTTCAATTGACAAAAAGACTAATTACACAGCAGGAATTATGCTTCTCTCCTTGATCCCATTTGCTCTTGTGCAACTTGTTAATGCTTTCAACACATATTATGGAAGGCGTATTGTGATTTTCACCACACTTGTAATTTCAGTCACATTTTTATTGACATACTTCATTTATCAG cTTTTGGATCCATGGATTCAAGAAAGAAGTTTAGAATATTCGAAATATGAGAATTTGTTATCTGCTTTTCTTCAACACATGCAAAGGCATGCAAGTGGGATGCTCATTGATAAACAAGGACGACCTGATATTCAGGTCATCCAAAG GTTATTTTCTGAGACAGATAGGGATGCAAACAAAAGCATAACACTTGTTGAGTTGGAGAATTTGGTAAACAACATGCAATCTGGGAAAATTAAGGTTGATAAAAACTATGCTGTTTCGAAAATATTGAGAGCTTTTGATCTTAACAATGACACGAGAATCGATGAGGATGAGTTTGTTGAAGGATGCAGAAGATGGATAGAAGAAGCTAAGATGTTAGCTAGAAGTGATGATTCTACTACTAGAAGAATTTTGAATGAG ATTGTTCAAAAGTACACTAAGAAGCAAAGGGATGAAATAGCTGAAATTGAGCAACTAATGGCAAAAATCTTGAAGCATGTTGAAAGCCAAGCATTAGAAGCTGAACACATTCTCAACGATGACGGAAGTCCCAACGTTGAACGTATAAAAGA AATTTTCCATCAGTATGATACTGACGGGAACAATTTCATAACACAGCCTGAATTGGAAAAATTAGTACTGTCAGTGAAATATGGTGATGTGCAACTAAATAGCGATGATTCAGTCATGAAGGTGATGAATGATTTTGATACAAATCGTAATAACATGATCGATGAACACGAGTTTGTTGAGGGGATGACAAGATGGCTCAATGAGGCTATTCGTGTGACTGATTGCAAGGACAAGAAGAGGGCCATTGATGAATATGACAAG ATTATGTGGAGTAAAGTTGAAAATTTGGTGTATGAGGTGgaaaaagatggaaaaatcaaCTATAAGTTGTTGACATGGGCTTTTAACAAAtctatttttcaattgattttgggAGTTGCAATGATGACTTTGTGCTCAAAACCACTAGTAGATAGTATTAAAAAGTTGTCTGAAGCTATTGGAATGCCTTCTTTTCTCATCCCCTTTGTGATTGTACCATTGGCTCTAAATGCAAGAATGACAATAGCAGCAATCTATCCAGCAAGTCAGAAGTGCTCAAAAACTGCTTCTTTGACATTCTCAGAG ATATATGTTGGAGTGATCAGGAACAACATCATGGGCATGACAACACTATTGGCTATAGTATATGCAAAGGACTTAACTTGGGATTATTCAGCACAAGTGCTAATAGTTTTGGTGGCTTGTGGAATAATTGGGGTTCTTGCATTATTTAGCACTAGATATCCACTTTGGACAAGCCTCTTGGCATTTTCTCTTTACCCTTCTTGTGTGATGTTCTTTTACCTTCTTCAATGA
- the LOC101254062 gene encoding sodium/calcium exchanger NCL2-like isoform X2, whose protein sequence is MQSLSILIITFIFVVTKVQSRILRLNSSDQFISNGVDRVEYQATYGQCDHLYGFFPCADSVGGFIFLIAIYQYLLIVGEKLVSNGSKTLFNILSTGIFGATLFQILKAFPRIILVIASGVFTSKDKAQNQVSTGVSTNVGATVFNLTIMWGICVIFGSKEKYEKSTLQPAESSLFNSLRVLTNNGVSIDKKTNYTAGIMLLSLIPFALVQLVNAFNTYYGRRIVIFTTLVISVTFLLTYFIYQLLDPWIQERSLEYSKYENLLSAFLQHMQRHASGMLIDKQGRPDIQVIQRLFSETDRDANKSITLVELENLVNNMQSGKIKVDKNYAVSKILRAFDLNNDTRIDEDEFVEGCRRWIEEAKMLARSDDSTTRRILNEIVQKYTKKQRDEIAEIEQLMAKILKHVESQALEAEHILNDDGSPNVERIKEIFHQYDTDGNNFITQPELEKLVLSVKYGDVQLNSDDSVMKVMNDFDTNRNNMIDEHEFVEGMTRWLNEAIRVTDCKDKKRAIDEYDKIMWSKVENLVYEVEKDGKINYKLLTWAFNKSIFQLILGVAMMTLCSKPLVDSIKKLSEAIGMPSFLIPFVIVPLALNARMTIAAIYPASQKCSKTASLTFSEVDICWSDQEQHHGHDNTIGYSICKGLNLGLFSTSANSFGGLWNNWGSCII, encoded by the exons ATGCAAAGCCTTTCCATATTGataataacatttatttttgttgttaccAAGGTGCAAAGCAGAATTCTAAGACTTAATTCTTCTGATCAATTTATCTCAAATGGAGTGGATCGAGTCGAATATCAAGCTACGTATGGCCAATGTGACCATCTATATGGTTTTTTTCCGTGTGCTGATAGCGTTGGAGGTTTCATTTTCTTAATCGCGATATATCAGTACTTGTTGATCGTAGGAGAAAAACTCGTCTCGAATGGTAGTAAGACTCTCTTCAACATACTTAGTACAGGCATCTTTGGGGCTACTCTTTTTCAAATCTTGAAGGCTTTCCCAAGAATTATCTTGGTTATTG caTCTGGAGTTTTTACTAGTAAAGATAAAGCTCAAAATCAAGTCTCCACAGGAGTAAGCACTAATGTTGGAGCCACAGTCTTTAATCTTACTATTATGTGGGGAATATGTGTCATATTTGGTTCAAAAGAGAAGTATGAAAAATCAACTTTGCAACCTGCAGAATCCTCACTTTTCAACTCTTTGCGGGTTTTAACGA ATAATGGTGTTTCAATTGACAAAAAGACTAATTACACAGCAGGAATTATGCTTCTCTCCTTGATCCCATTTGCTCTTGTGCAACTTGTTAATGCTTTCAACACATATTATGGAAGGCGTATTGTGATTTTCACCACACTTGTAATTTCAGTCACATTTTTATTGACATACTTCATTTATCAG cTTTTGGATCCATGGATTCAAGAAAGAAGTTTAGAATATTCGAAATATGAGAATTTGTTATCTGCTTTTCTTCAACACATGCAAAGGCATGCAAGTGGGATGCTCATTGATAAACAAGGACGACCTGATATTCAGGTCATCCAAAG GTTATTTTCTGAGACAGATAGGGATGCAAACAAAAGCATAACACTTGTTGAGTTGGAGAATTTGGTAAACAACATGCAATCTGGGAAAATTAAGGTTGATAAAAACTATGCTGTTTCGAAAATATTGAGAGCTTTTGATCTTAACAATGACACGAGAATCGATGAGGATGAGTTTGTTGAAGGATGCAGAAGATGGATAGAAGAAGCTAAGATGTTAGCTAGAAGTGATGATTCTACTACTAGAAGAATTTTGAATGAG ATTGTTCAAAAGTACACTAAGAAGCAAAGGGATGAAATAGCTGAAATTGAGCAACTAATGGCAAAAATCTTGAAGCATGTTGAAAGCCAAGCATTAGAAGCTGAACACATTCTCAACGATGACGGAAGTCCCAACGTTGAACGTATAAAAGA AATTTTCCATCAGTATGATACTGACGGGAACAATTTCATAACACAGCCTGAATTGGAAAAATTAGTACTGTCAGTGAAATATGGTGATGTGCAACTAAATAGCGATGATTCAGTCATGAAGGTGATGAATGATTTTGATACAAATCGTAATAACATGATCGATGAACACGAGTTTGTTGAGGGGATGACAAGATGGCTCAATGAGGCTATTCGTGTGACTGATTGCAAGGACAAGAAGAGGGCCATTGATGAATATGACAAG ATTATGTGGAGTAAAGTTGAAAATTTGGTGTATGAGGTGgaaaaagatggaaaaatcaaCTATAAGTTGTTGACATGGGCTTTTAACAAAtctatttttcaattgattttgggAGTTGCAATGATGACTTTGTGCTCAAAACCACTAGTAGATAGTATTAAAAAGTTGTCTGAAGCTATTGGAATGCCTTCTTTTCTCATCCCCTTTGTGATTGTACCATTGGCTCTAAATGCAAGAATGACAATAGCAGCAATCTATCCAGCAAGTCAGAAGTGCTCAAAAACTGCTTCTTTGACATTCTCAGAGGTAG ATATATGTTGGAGTGATCAGGAACAACATCATGGGCATGACAACACTATTGGCTATAGTATATGCAAAGGACTTAACTTGGGATTATTCAGCACAAGTGCTAATAGTTTTGGTGGCTTGTGGAATAATTGGGGTTCTTGCATTATTTAG
- the LOC101254361 gene encoding ras-related protein RABA1f: MGAYRADEDYDYLFKVVLIGDSGVGKSNLLSRFTKNEFSQESKSTIGVEFATRTIHVDDKIIKAQIWDTAGQERYRAITSAYYRGAVGALLVYDITRHVTFENVARWLKELRDHTDQNIVVMLVGNKADLRHLRAVPTGESSGFAERENTFFMETSALEALNVENAFTEVLTQIYRVVSRKALDIGDDPTSVPRGQTINIGKDDVSAVKNGGCCSG; encoded by the exons atgggGGCATATAGGGCTGATGAAGATTATGATTATTTGTTCAAAGTTGTTCTTATAGGTGATTCTGGTGTTGGCAAATCAAATTTGCTTTCTCGttttacaaaaaatgaatttagcCAAGAATCTAAATCTACAATTGGTGTTGAATTTGCTACAAGAACAATTCATGTTGATGATAAGATTATCAAAGCTCAGATTTGGGATACTGCTGGTCAAGAAAG GTATCGAGCCATCACTAGTGCATATTATCGAGGAGCAGTGGGTGCCTTACTTGTTTATGACATTACTCGTCATGTAACGTTTGAAAATGTAGCAAGATGGCTCAAAGAACTCAGAGACCACACAGACCAAAACATCGTCGTCATGCTCGTCGGAAACAAGGCGGATCTCCGCCACCTCCGAGCCGTCCCCACAGGCGAATCGAGCGGTTTTGCAGAAAGAGAGAACACATTCTTCATGGAAACATCTGCACTTGAGGCACTCAATGTTGAAAATGCCTTCACAGAAGTACTCACTCAGATATATCGAGTTGTTAGTCGAAAAGCTCTTGATATTGGAGATGATCCAACTTCTGTGCCAAGAGGACAAACAATTAACATTGGGAAAGATGATGTATCTGCTGTTAAGAACGGTGGATGCTGTTCCGGTTAA
- the LOC101254664 gene encoding uncharacterized protein isoform X2: MAFTLTLINSPANSISPETNSAIRKCPLFIRNLHFTLYRNRRRSISCSAQQKPFKPMTEENILEAVADFDGDEKSVPCLRTYENDIARLTLVGAVDFQQALTAAAADGGEAAGEHIAAGMDAMVVETLFPGPSDEHSTISTRLFLPARKVMEKAHKLRSTITKEMLSGTTSTNILAMTFRQVTLQHLWNFDLVLFIPGTERNMDDLETPREVPPSFAIKSSDERVISVIAEVICLSALESTKKHFFNGTPGGAPKKFFRWFDTHKSIVSKDSSVTLYNLMEYEIVANANVLLQKFSSERANYRPREGRWMGNWLTSTTYFKLEQIGGPEFISWLSERVPAYKLQIDAEKLDNVKFEGWKETATNTWEVFLTHSQMVGLSDVLDMYYEDVYTLPYKQLSLGVVAKSFNSPSSKRSISMSKAISMVLASGIFLVAIRILGQRYLPYLPIRKHYHPGVNPVNSSDMISIQPQSMESCKLEDYCVSVVRRIKEFYCWPGDVVMGSGSSAWIGELPIYLKNEMDSEVLDLNSSSTPSEGIEDEMKAAGEDIASYQIVLSGDGKIAGFQPTSRVAESQWEANPLVKELYGTEKLSPDLIEQGLKRSRGSDAVVLELLMSTNPQSSFALVRPVTENSR; the protein is encoded by the exons ATGGCGTTCACACTTACTCTCATTAACTCTCCGGCCAATTCAATCTCACCGGAAACCAATTCCGCAATCAGAAAATGTCCTTTGTTCATCCGGaacttacacttcacactttaCAGAAACCGTCGCCGTTCCATTTCATGCTCGGCGCAGCAGAAGCCGTTTAAGCCGATGACGGAGGAAAATATTCTCGAGGCAGTAGCTGATTTCGACGGAGATGAGAAATCTGTACCTTGTTTAAGAACTTATGAGAACGATATAGCTCGACTTACATTGGTTGGTGCTGTTGACTTCCAGCAGGCACTCACTGCTGCTGCGGCGGATGGTGGTGAAGCTGCTGGTGAACATATTGCCGCTGGTATGGATGCGATGGTTGTTGAAACATTGTTTCCGGGACCTTCTGATGAGCATAGTACTATTTCTACTAGACTG TTCTTACCAGCAAGAAAAGTTATGGAGAAAGCTCATAAGCTTAGAAGTACCATAACTAAAGAGATGCTTTCCGGCACGACGTCTACAAATATACTTGCTATGACATTTAGACAAGTAACGCTGCAACATCTTTGGAACTTTGATCTAGTACTTTTTATACCAGGAACAGAAAGGAATATGGATGATCTTGAAACACCAAGAGAG GTACCTCCATCTTTTGCTATCAAGTCATCAGATGAACGAGTCATTTCTGTTATTGCAGAAGTTATTTGTCTTTCTGCTCTCGAAAGCACAAAAAAACATTTCTTTAATGGAACTCCTGGTGGAGCCCCAAAGAAGTTTTTCCGTTGGTTTGACACACATAAAAGCATTGTCTCAAAAGATTCCTCTGTTACTCTATACAACTTAATGGAATATGAGATAGTTGCAAATGCCAATGTTTTGCTCCAGAAATTTTCTTCCGAAAGGGCGAATTACAGACCAAGGGAGGGAAGATGGATGGGCAATTGGTTAACTTCAACTACATACTTCAAACTGGAACAAATTGGAGGCCCTGAATTTATTTCTTGGCTGAGTGAGAGAGTACCTGCTTACAAATTGCAGATTGATGCTGAGAAACTTGACAATGTGAAGTTTGAAGGGTGGAAGGAAACAGCAACAAACACATGGGAGGTTTTTCTGACTCACTCCCAAATG GTTGGTCTGAGTGACGTTCTAGATATGTATTATGAAGATGTCTATACACTTCCCTACAAACAATTATCATTGGGTGTTGTTGCAAAATCTTTCAATTCACCATCTAGCAAG AGAAGCATTTCTATGTCAAAAGCAATCTCTATGGTCCTTGCAAGTGGAATTTTTCTTGTTGCTATAAGAATTCTTGGTCAACGTTATCTTCCTTATCTCCCGATTAGAAAGCACTATCACCCGGGTGTTAATCCAGTCAATTCATCTGACATGATCTCCATTCAGCCTCAGTCCATGGAATCTTGCAAG TTGGAAGATTACTGTGTCTCCGTTGTTAGGAGAATCAAGGAATTTTATTGTTGGCCTGGAGATGTAGTCATGGGTTCTGGCAGCTCTGCTTGGATTGGGGAGCTTCCAATATACCTGAAGAATGAGATGGATTCCGAAGTTTTAGATCTCAATTCCAGCTCCACGCCATCAGAAGGAATTGAAGATGAGATGAAAGCAGCTGGAGAAGATATTGCCAGTTATCAG ATTGTTTTATCTGGGGATGGTAAAATTGCTGGATTCCAGCCTACAAGTCGTGTTGCTGAAAGTCAATGGGAAGCAAACCCTTTAGTGAAAGAGCTCTATGGAACGGAAAAGCTTTCTCCTg ACTTGATAGAACAAGGTCTCAAGAGAAGCCGCGGCAGTGATGCTGTTGTACTGGAATTATTGATGTCAACAAATCCCCAAAGTTCATTTGCTTTGGTTAGACCAGTTACTGAAAATAGTAGATGA
- the LOC101254664 gene encoding uncharacterized protein isoform X1: MAFTLTLINSPANSISPETNSAIRKCPLFIRNLHFTLYRNRRRSISCSAQQKPFKPMTEENILEAVADFDGDEKSVPCLRTYENDIARLTLVGAVDFQQALTAAAADGGEAAGEHIAAGMDAMVVETLFPGPSDEHSTISTRLFLPARKVMEKAHKLRSTITKEMLSGTTSTNILAMTFRQVTLQHLWNFDLVLFIPGTERNMDDLETPREQVPPSFAIKSSDERVISVIAEVICLSALESTKKHFFNGTPGGAPKKFFRWFDTHKSIVSKDSSVTLYNLMEYEIVANANVLLQKFSSERANYRPREGRWMGNWLTSTTYFKLEQIGGPEFISWLSERVPAYKLQIDAEKLDNVKFEGWKETATNTWEVFLTHSQMVGLSDVLDMYYEDVYTLPYKQLSLGVVAKSFNSPSSKRSISMSKAISMVLASGIFLVAIRILGQRYLPYLPIRKHYHPGVNPVNSSDMISIQPQSMESCKLEDYCVSVVRRIKEFYCWPGDVVMGSGSSAWIGELPIYLKNEMDSEVLDLNSSSTPSEGIEDEMKAAGEDIASYQIVLSGDGKIAGFQPTSRVAESQWEANPLVKELYGTEKLSPDLIEQGLKRSRGSDAVVLELLMSTNPQSSFALVRPVTENSR; the protein is encoded by the exons ATGGCGTTCACACTTACTCTCATTAACTCTCCGGCCAATTCAATCTCACCGGAAACCAATTCCGCAATCAGAAAATGTCCTTTGTTCATCCGGaacttacacttcacactttaCAGAAACCGTCGCCGTTCCATTTCATGCTCGGCGCAGCAGAAGCCGTTTAAGCCGATGACGGAGGAAAATATTCTCGAGGCAGTAGCTGATTTCGACGGAGATGAGAAATCTGTACCTTGTTTAAGAACTTATGAGAACGATATAGCTCGACTTACATTGGTTGGTGCTGTTGACTTCCAGCAGGCACTCACTGCTGCTGCGGCGGATGGTGGTGAAGCTGCTGGTGAACATATTGCCGCTGGTATGGATGCGATGGTTGTTGAAACATTGTTTCCGGGACCTTCTGATGAGCATAGTACTATTTCTACTAGACTG TTCTTACCAGCAAGAAAAGTTATGGAGAAAGCTCATAAGCTTAGAAGTACCATAACTAAAGAGATGCTTTCCGGCACGACGTCTACAAATATACTTGCTATGACATTTAGACAAGTAACGCTGCAACATCTTTGGAACTTTGATCTAGTACTTTTTATACCAGGAACAGAAAGGAATATGGATGATCTTGAAACACCAAGAGAG CAGGTACCTCCATCTTTTGCTATCAAGTCATCAGATGAACGAGTCATTTCTGTTATTGCAGAAGTTATTTGTCTTTCTGCTCTCGAAAGCACAAAAAAACATTTCTTTAATGGAACTCCTGGTGGAGCCCCAAAGAAGTTTTTCCGTTGGTTTGACACACATAAAAGCATTGTCTCAAAAGATTCCTCTGTTACTCTATACAACTTAATGGAATATGAGATAGTTGCAAATGCCAATGTTTTGCTCCAGAAATTTTCTTCCGAAAGGGCGAATTACAGACCAAGGGAGGGAAGATGGATGGGCAATTGGTTAACTTCAACTACATACTTCAAACTGGAACAAATTGGAGGCCCTGAATTTATTTCTTGGCTGAGTGAGAGAGTACCTGCTTACAAATTGCAGATTGATGCTGAGAAACTTGACAATGTGAAGTTTGAAGGGTGGAAGGAAACAGCAACAAACACATGGGAGGTTTTTCTGACTCACTCCCAAATG GTTGGTCTGAGTGACGTTCTAGATATGTATTATGAAGATGTCTATACACTTCCCTACAAACAATTATCATTGGGTGTTGTTGCAAAATCTTTCAATTCACCATCTAGCAAG AGAAGCATTTCTATGTCAAAAGCAATCTCTATGGTCCTTGCAAGTGGAATTTTTCTTGTTGCTATAAGAATTCTTGGTCAACGTTATCTTCCTTATCTCCCGATTAGAAAGCACTATCACCCGGGTGTTAATCCAGTCAATTCATCTGACATGATCTCCATTCAGCCTCAGTCCATGGAATCTTGCAAG TTGGAAGATTACTGTGTCTCCGTTGTTAGGAGAATCAAGGAATTTTATTGTTGGCCTGGAGATGTAGTCATGGGTTCTGGCAGCTCTGCTTGGATTGGGGAGCTTCCAATATACCTGAAGAATGAGATGGATTCCGAAGTTTTAGATCTCAATTCCAGCTCCACGCCATCAGAAGGAATTGAAGATGAGATGAAAGCAGCTGGAGAAGATATTGCCAGTTATCAG ATTGTTTTATCTGGGGATGGTAAAATTGCTGGATTCCAGCCTACAAGTCGTGTTGCTGAAAGTCAATGGGAAGCAAACCCTTTAGTGAAAGAGCTCTATGGAACGGAAAAGCTTTCTCCTg ACTTGATAGAACAAGGTCTCAAGAGAAGCCGCGGCAGTGATGCTGTTGTACTGGAATTATTGATGTCAACAAATCCCCAAAGTTCATTTGCTTTGGTTAGACCAGTTACTGAAAATAGTAGATGA
- the LOC101254973 gene encoding uncharacterized protein, whose amino-acid sequence MDSDDSYGRDSRPTCLGLRHSRCIVKVYLKVPHTTVMGFENNDKRAWVEKIMLDDKNNIVTALTVLGSSLSGATFLASVSLSLSFLIGAWMANNSVFSSELIYGDTRLETMSIKFISLLLCFMLAFSCFVQSSRCFIHANYLISTPDTDIPISYVELAVIRGGDFWSLGLRSLYFATPLLLWFFGPIPMFATSIGMVFLLHYLDKNTKELHKHRSSVNRKQPYQKLEGTTSSRVPIDRLVM is encoded by the exons ATGGACAGTGACGATTCATATGGTCGAGACTCGAGACCAACTTGTCTGGGATTGAGGCATAGTCGTTGTATCgtgaaagt ATACCTAAAAGTTCCTCATACTACTGTTATGGgatttgaaaataatgacaaaAGAGCTTGGgttgaaaaaattatgttg GATGATAAAAACAACATTGTTACAGCTCTAACTGTTCTAGGATCTAGTCTCTCTGGAGCAACATTCTTAGCATCTGTCTCACTAAGTTTAAGTTTTCTTATTGGAGCTTGGATGGCTAACAATAGTGTTTTTAGTAGTGAACTAATATATGGTGACACAAGACTAGAAACAATGTCCATCAAATTCATTAGCCTACTTCTCTGCTTCATGCTTGCATTTTCGTGCTTTGTTCAATCATCGAGGTGCTTCATTCACGCGAATTACCTAATCAGTACGCCTGATACTGATATACCGATTAGCTACGTTGAACTGGCTGTGATCAGGGGAGGTGATTTTTGGTCACTAGGACTTAGATCACTTTATTTTGCTACACCTTTGTTGTTGTGGTTTTTTGGTCCTATTCCTATGTTTGCTACGTCGATAGGTATGGTTTTCTTACTCCATTACCTCGATAAGAACACGAAGGAATTGCATAAGCATCGATCATCTGTAAATCGAAAGCAGCCATACCAGAAACTCGAGGGAACTACGAGTAGTAGAGTACCTATCGATCGATTAGTTATGTGA